In a genomic window of Gossypium arboreum isolate Shixiya-1 chromosome 9, ASM2569848v2, whole genome shotgun sequence:
- the LOC108456917 gene encoding uncharacterized protein LOC108456917 produces MSPPAVEFRSQDAFSTNAKPSSAPQNPEPTPHNFTKFPHSNHSQKNLGNAGEFDCGFGFDSRSGFHSKSAARLRPRLVKVRKQFNGKVRTGECEVDSGFNPFKHSGQGSRPVGTSGNPSSSESMNRVNSDNSNNNISDNNNSSFVFGANNGSDRESSGHAEVENRNEEPLGKFETVDFVFGADLRGGMEKLGSEKCEQFGFVFGANGSDGRVKLNPEKGESSDSSVSLDGCEGKIKLETGLQGSNNSNLDFTFGSSKSNLASNLDLEKPDFGETLKVPDFCAAGFVFGSSQSDLKPTNVEPTNVVGGSSSTFGASNLNSSSFILERRSGENLGQPICSDFGKMNVEGETRSQKMEPSAVNFNANGSESWIGNSANSFFVFGATSYKSSSNECKDGINSSSEKFGVSARNVQYKDAFESGNCFGSSSWANSVFILEHDLDKLNISSSKNIGGTNSTRDSDTEANPEATCLSGNVNGAASCNKNNVGISDSEPFTFKAGIDKTSDIGNSFQGHVKDDLELNGTDAWSSLNLNSQVNTGVINAALVGTERNDENCSIGTLDQSEISSSDFRTPKWNPSSFKENLFPEVDRKLEFGVKSSLTKEKRSKKMRGKSRKSSLHKHWSQQYNVPQESSSQENQDSSQCYSPMDFSPYQEIAEADQLPKESAQDEGDQKCSKPNKENFGYDHQRTFFGDGPSREPVCESETAPSAFKSDCFSSSSAAGIAGAEGLNGTQENKQRTESCFSSGMEDERKFTFSATSTSGQGSLSLRKRQLRNKSKVKIGNASFTITSVLDVQGGSSSVQFSPCDPVECEQKDKFTHHSKEENDQFKQRSNSFTAAVHETCEMWRLRGNQAYRNENLSKAEEFYTQGINSVSTNETSGCSVKPLVLCYSNRAATRMSLGRITEALADCLMAAALDPNFLKVNVRAGNCYLLLGETDNAIRYFNKCFSSGADVCLDRRIRVDAADGLQKAQRVDELTKHSAILLEEKSSNAASSALDAISEALSISSRSEKLLEMKAEALYMLKKYEEAIQLCEQPLYVAQNSSSEAEIDKQITSTDGCGCYSIAMLWRGHLMSKSYFYMGKLEKALELLQKLEHVGSWKDEHGSKILETSVSLAVTIRELLRLKTAGNEAVCSGRYTEALEHYTLALSSNVESRPFAAICFCNRAAAHQALGQIADAIADCSLAMALNENYTKAVSRRASLHEMIRDYGQASSDLQRLISILEKQCDKTSHQSGTKDKSTGNLKELRQAQRRLSSVQEEAKREIPLNLYLILGVKPSDSTSDVKKAYRKAALRHHPDKAGQFLARSETGDEGQLWKEIAEEIHKDADRLFKMIGEAYAVLSDTEKRSEYDLEEEIRKTPIKSKSNAFERARDDYGYHYERSSSRRYWRGNWNDYKNSHSRW; encoded by the exons ATGTCACCGCCCGCCGTCGAATTTCGATCACAGGATGCCTTCTCTACCAATGCTAAACCCTCTTCCGCTCCACAAAACCCTGAGCCTACACCCCACAATTTCACTAAATTTCCTCACTCCAACCATTCCCAAAAGAATCTCGGAAATGCAGGGGAGTTCGATTGCGGCTTCGGTTTTGATTCCAGGAGCGGCTTTCATTCCAAGTCCGCCGCTCGGCTAAGGCCGAGGTTGGTCAAGGTGAGGAAGCAGTTCAATGGGAAGGTGAGAACTGGGGAGTGCGAGGTCGACTCCGGTTTCAACCCATTTAAGCATTCTGGTCAAGGATCGCGTCCGGTAGGCACTAGTGGTAATCCATCATCGTCTGAGAGTATGAATAGAGTGAACAGTgataatagcaataataatattagcgataataataattcaagttttGTATTTGGTGCTAATAATGGAAGTGATAGAGAATCTAGTGGACATGCTGAGGTTGAGAATAGAAATGAGGAGCCTTTGGGCAAGTTTGAGACTGTAGATTTTGTATTTGGAGCAGATTTGCGCGGTGGCATGGAGAAACTGGGTTCTGAAAAGTGTGAGCAGTTTGGTTTTGTTTTTGGTGCTAATGGGAGTGATGGACGGGTGAAGTTGAATCCAGAAAAGGGAGAATCCAGTGATTCTTCCGTGAGTTTGGATGGCTGCGAGGGGAAGATAAAATTAGAGACTGGTTTGCAGGGCAGTAACAATAGTAATTTAGATTTCACTTTTGGTTCGAGCAAGAGTAATTTAGCTTCCAATTTGGATTTGGAGAAGCCAGACTTTGGTGAGACTCTCAAAGTTCCCGATTTCTGTGCTGCTGGTTTTGTGTTTGGTTCTAGTCAGAGTGATTTGAAGCCGACTAATGTTGAACCTACTAATGTTGTGGGGGGATCGAGTTCTACTTTTGGTGCTAGTAACCTCAATTCATCCTCATTTATTTTGGAAAGGAGATCTGGTGAAAACTTAGGACAACCAATTTGTAGTGATTTCGGGAAGATGAATGTGGAGGGTGAAACAAGGTCACAAAAAATGGAACCCTCTGCAGTTAATTTCAATGCTAATGGAAGTGAAAGCTGGATTGGGAATAGTGCTAATAGTTTCTTTGTGTTTGGTGCTACAAGCTATAAAAGCTCCTCTAATGAATGCAAAGATGGAATCAATTCAAGCAGTGAAAAATTTGGTGTTTCTGCTAGAAATGTTCAGTATAAGGATGCTTTTGAAAGTGGCAATTGTTTTGGTAGTTCTTCTTGGGCAAACTCAGTATTTATACTGGAACATGATCTAGATAAACTAAATATCAGTTCTTCTAAAAATATTGGTGGTACTAATTCAACTAGGGATTCCGATACAGAAGCAAATCCTGAGGCAACATGTCTCTCTGGTAATGTGAATGGTGCTGCTTCttgtaataaaaataatgttGGAATCTCTGATTCCGAGCCATTTACATTTAAGGCTGGTATTGATAAGACTTCTGACATTGGAAATTCTTTTCAAGGTCATGTTAAAGATGATTTAGAGCTGAACGGGACTGATGCATGGTCATCGCTCAATCTCAACTCACAAGTAAATACTGGTGTAATTAATGCAGCATTGGTCGGTACTGAAAGGAATGATGAAAATTGCTCAATTGGCACTCTAGATCAATCAGAAATTTCATCCAGTGATTTTAGAACACCCAAATGGAACCCTTCTTCCTTTAAAGAGAATTTATTCCCTGAGGTGGATAGGAAATTGGAATTTGGTGTAAAAAGCAGCTTAACCAAGGAGAaaagatcaaagaaaatgagaggAAAGTCAAGGAAATCTTCCCTGCATAAGCATTGGTCCCAGCAATATAATGTGCCACAGGAAAGCAGTTCTCAAGAAAATCAAGACTCCTCTCAATGTTATTCACCCATGGATTTTTCTCCTTATCAGGAAATTGCAGAAGCTGATCAATTACCAAAGGAAAGTGCTCAAGATGAAGGTGATCAGAAATGCAGTAAGCCAAACAAAGAGAATTTTGGGTATGATCATCAGAGAACTTTTTTTGGTGATGGTCCTTCAAGAGAACCAGTTTGTGAATCTGAAACTGCCCCCAGTGCGTTCAAATCTGACTGTTTCTCTAGTAGCAGTGCTGCTGGCATTGCTGGAGCAGAAGGCCTAAACGGGACCCAAGAAAACAAACAGAGAACAGAGTCTTGTTTTAGTTCAGGCATGGAAGATGAGAGAAAGTTTACTTTTTCTGCAACCTCAACTTCTGGGCAAGGTAGTTTGTCATTAAGAAAGCGCCAGCTTCGAAATAAAAGTAAGGTCAAAATTGGTAATGCTTCATTTACCATAACATCAGTCCTGGATGTTCAAGGAGGGTCTTCCTCTGTCCAATTTTCACCTTGTGATCCTGTAGAATGTGAGCAAAAAGATAAATTTACACATCATAGCAAAGAGGAGAATGATCAGTTCAAACAAAGGTCTAACTCCTTTACTGCTGCAGTCCATGAAACCTGTGAGATGTGGCGACTCAG GGGAAATCAAGCTTATAGAAATGAGAATTTGTCTAAAGCAGAGGAATTTTACACTCAGGGAATCAACTCTGTCTCCACAAATGAGACTTCAGGGTGCTCTGTCAAGCCTCTTGTTCTTTGCTATAGCAACCGTGCAGCCACTCGTATGTCTCTTGGAAGGATAACGGAAGCTTTGGCAGACTGTCTGATGGCTGCTGCTCTTGATCCAAATTTTCTGAAAGTTAATGTTAGAGCTGGCAA TTGTTACCTTCTGCTGGGGGAAACTGACAATGCCATTCGATATTTCAATAAGTGCTTCAGTTCAGGAGCTGATGTGTGCTTGGATCGCCGAATTAGGGTAGATGCTGCAGATGGCCTCCAAAAAGCTCAG AGAGTGGATGAACTTACAAAACATTCTGCAATACTTTTGGAAGAAAAGTCATCCAATGCAGCATCTAGTGCATTAGATGCAATTTCTGAGGCCTTGTCTATTAGTTCACGTTCTGAAAAATTGCTTGAAATGAAGGCAGAGGCTCTTTATATG CTTAAGAAATATGAAGAAGCAATTCAGTTGTGCGAACAACCTCTTTATGTTGCTCAAAATAGTTCTTCTGAAGCAGAGATAGACAAACAAATAACAAGCACAGATGGTTGTGGGTGTTATTCTATTGCAATGCTGTGGAGGGGGCACTTGATGTCCAAGTCATACTTCTATATGGGCAAGCTTGAAAAGGCACTTGAATTACTTCAGAAGCTTGAGCACGTGGGATCTTGGAAGGACGA GCATGGGAGCAAAATTTTAGAAACGTCAGTTTCATTGGCTGTTACCATTCGAGAACTTTTGCGCCTTAAG ACTGCCGGGAATGAAGCAGTTTGTTCTGGTAGGTATACAGAAGCTCTAGAACACTACACACTTGCTTTGTCAAGCAATGTTGAATCACGGCCTTTTGCAGCAATATGCTTTTGTAATCGTGCTGCTGCACACCAAGCTTTGGGTCAAATTGCTGATGCAATTGCAGATTGCAGTCTAGCAATGGCCCTTAATGAAAATTATACCAAG GCAGTTTCCAGGAGAGCATCATTACATGAGATGATCAGAGACTATGGACAAGCATCTAGCGATCTTCAAAGACTTATCTCAATTCTTGAAAAGCAATGTGATAAAACATCTCACCAGTCTGGCACTAAGGATAAATCTACTGGAAACTTAAAAGAGTTAAGGCAAGCTCAGCGGCGGTTATCATCTGTGCAAGAAGAAGCTAAAAGAGAAATCCCTTTAAATTTATACCTCATTTT GGGAGTTAAACCATCGGACTCCACATCTGATGTTAAGAAGGCATACCGCAAAGCAGCTCTTAGGCATCACCCAGACAAG GCTGGTCAATTCTTGGCAAGGAGTGAAACTGGAGATGAGGGGCAACTCTGGAAGGAAATTGCTGAGGAAATTCACAAGGACGCTGACAGGCTGTTTAAAATGATTGGAGAGGCATATGCAGTACTATCAGATACTGAGAAG CGGTCAGAGTATGATCTTGAAGAGGAGATCAGAAAAACTCCAATCAAAAGCAAAAGCAATGCATTTGAAAGAGCAAGAGATGACTATGGCTATCATTATGAGAGGAGTTCAAGCAGACGATATTGGCGGGGGAATTGGAATGATTATAAGAATTCACATTCTCGATGGTAG